The following proteins come from a genomic window of Rutidosis leptorrhynchoides isolate AG116_Rl617_1_P2 chromosome 10, CSIRO_AGI_Rlap_v1, whole genome shotgun sequence:
- the LOC139870276 gene encoding uncharacterized protein: MRTKSKTQKNLIIKILTTPYRAICKAKEFYIRSITDCTNPSNYARPVTNPLSRTTSASSFGSSAISEDLRELIRANSTTSMNDLNISRSDLELYIKQQQNMMMGSRKVPRSVSVGMGRIDEDGPVSNFNYDDDLGRKVKSDHMMFPRSKSHAITSNTKDIRSSTGEKLN; encoded by the exons ATGAGAACCAAATCCAAAACTCAAAAAAACCTAATCATCAAAATCCTCACAACACCTTATAGAGCCATATGCAAAGCCAAAGAATTCTACATTCGTAGCATAACTGACTGCACCAACCCCTCCAATTACGCTAGGCCCGTTACAAACCCGTTATCTAGGACCACGAGCGCAAGTTCGTTTGGTTCAAGCGCTATAAGTGAAGATCTTCGGGAACTCATTAGGGCTAACTccacaactagcatgaatgatcttAATATAAGTAGGAGTGATCTTGAATTGTACATAAAACAACAACAAAATATGATGATGGGATCTCGAAAAGTTCCGAGAAGTGTGAGTGTTGGGATGGGTAGAATTGATGAAGATGGTCCGGTTTCGAATTTTAATTATGATGATGATTTGGGTAGAAAGGTGAAAAGTGATCATATGATGTTTCCTAGGAGTAAATCTCATGCAATTACAAGTAATACCAAG GATATAAGATCATCAACTGGTGAAAAGTTGAATTAA